TGTATGGATGGCGACAGTGCTGGACGTCGTGCCGCTACCAGAGTTGCGGAATTTGCTCTGCCAATATTGGAGCCTGGGTATACATTGAAGTTTGTAACTTTGCCAAGCGATAAAGACCCATACGATATGTGCAATGAGCTAGAATATAAGAAAGAAGACGTACTTTCTGCGCTTGATCGTTCAACAGAACTGCATTCTGAATATTTATGGCATCACATAGTCAATAGTAGCCTGCAAAGCTACGAAAACCTTGCTCCGGAAAAATATTCAATTCTTGAGCACAAGTTCATGGAATATGTCAATGCTATCGGTAACAGCAGTATTAGAAGGTATTACAGAGATTATTTTTACAATAAGGCCAGTGAACTAAGAAGAAGCTTTAAAAAGCAGATTTTTAACAGTAAAATTAGAGCAATAAAAGGTGAATATCTACGCAGCAAATCTCCAGAGCTAATTGAAGCAGAGCAAAACCAGGCTATAATTCTGCGTATAGTAATAGAATTTCCCGAGATTTTGCACCAGCCTATATTTTTTGAGCAATTTTCCCATTTTGAGTTTACCAATGCCAAGATGAAAAAATTACAACAGCACATAATTGATGTGGCAAATAATGGAAGAGAACTCAACAGGGAGGCTTTATTACAAGAGTTTGGACAGTCTAATGGTGCTGAAACCGTAAGGTTTATATTTGAAAAAACTAGCGTATTAAATAGCCAATTAAACGAAAGGAAATCAGCAGAAATTGTGTGGAATAACGTAGTGTTACGAAAAGAATTAAACGTGTTACAAGAAGAAAAAATCAAAGCAAGACTAGGCGGTAATTTTGACTTAGAGGAAAGACTAATAGAGCAAATAAGGCAAATAGAGGATAGTATACAGGAAATGCAAATGGAGTTTATTCAAAAATAGACAAATTAAATGCAAAATTTACTTGACAAATTCTTTCAACCCCCTTATAATGATAACGAAGCTATTTGTTTATCTTCGCAATCTGTGCAGGTTAATGACAAAAAACTTAGGGTATTTGGCGTCTCATGTTTAAATTTTTGCACTATGTGCACCTCACGTCTTTTTAAAACTTCTGGTTTTCAAGCTGAAACGCGCTTATAAGTCGTTCAAGACAGTATAGTACGCCAATTTGCAGGATTAGAGAGTGAGCAACTTCTACCACGGGATTTCTTTTGTCTTTTTTTCTGCTTAGTAAATTTCTTAACGTTTGAGTCAAGGTTAGTTGTAGTTTAAAAGCAGCTAAATTGCAGCGTTTAAGGCTAAAAAGATGCCAATGTTTTTGAACAGATATTGACCAGGGCTTCTTTTGCTTTTTTCTCCATTTAGTAAATTTCTTAAGTATTTATGGCTACCGTCATTCCGCTACTTGCTAGTGGCTGATATGCCGCGAATGAATCGCGATATGATGTAGAAAAGCCTGCCCTATATAAACAAAAAGGAGGATTATATGTCTACAATAATTTTATCATCAATTTTAGGTCAAGCTGGCAGTATTTTTGGTCCAATTGGCCAGATTATTGGTTCAGAACTCGGTGCTCTTCTTGGTGCACAGCTCGATAATGCAATTTTTGGTTTGGATGCCGAGCAAAAGATAACGCATGGGGTGAGGCTGAAAAACCTGCAAGTTCAAACCTCAACCTACGGCAGAACAATTCCAATTATCTATGGCACTGCCCGCGTTGCAGGTAATATTATTTGGGCACAGCCAATCAAAGAGGAAGTAATAACCACCAAAAATAAAACCGGAAGAGGTATGAATGCTGCGTATAACTACTATGCAACGCTTGCAATTGCAATCTGCAAGGGAAAAGTGGAAAAATTAAGTAGAATCTGGGCGGATACAACGTCACTTAGTTTTGATGAAATAGATTATACTTTTTACCGTGGTACAGAAGACCAAAACCCTGATCCTTTTATGTCATCAATCGAAGGCGAGGAAAATGTGCCAGCTTACAGAGGAATATCTTATATAGTCATCAAGAATTTTCCTCTAGCGGACTATAACAATCGCGTTCCGGTGTTTGCATTTGAGGCGCAAACTACACTGAAGTCCAGTGGATTTTCAGTAGCAGAGAATATTCGGAATATCAATATCATACCAGGTTCAGGGGAGTTTGTGTATGATACGAAAATACAGAAGAAAATTGCACGAGAAAGAATAAGCAGTAGCCAATATATCCCATATGGACTGGCACAAAGGGTAAATCATAATAATCATACAAAAAAGAGCGATGCAATGCTTTCCTTGGATCAACTAAAAGAAAGTTTGCCGAATGTTGAGTGGGCGTCGGTAGTGGTTAATTGGTTTGCAAGTAGTTTTAATATCAAAGATTGTAAAATATACCCTGCAGTTGAGTTTCAGGACGATTCCGCGATATTACCCGATGATTGGCAAGTGGGAAGTGTAACCAGAGGTAATGCTCAGCTAATTTCAAAAGATGATAATGGCAATCCAAGATATGGCGGCACAGTTAGTGATGCAGCGCTAATGAGGTATATAGAAGAACTACACAGCAGAGGTTATAAGGTGATGCTCTATCCAATGCCCTTGCTCGACACAGAAAACAAAGAGTGGCGAGGAAAATTGAGCGGGACTCTTGAAGATATAAGCAATTTTTTTAAGAGTCAGTATAACAAATTCATAGAACATTATGCGAGCATTGCTAAACAGACTAAAGTGGAAGGGTTTATCATCGGGTCTGAATTTGCGCAGCTTACCAGAGTAAAAGATGCAAAAGGTAATTACCCTGCAGTTATGGAGCTAGTCAGGCTTGCAAAGCAGATAAAACTTCAGCTTTGGAAGGAAGCAACCGTAACTTATGCTGCTGACTGGAGTGAATATCATTCATATGATGGTTGCTATAATATGGATGAGCTTTGGTCTTCAGAGTATATCGACGTTGTTGGCATAGATGCTTATTTTCCGCTAACTGATGGCCCAGAGCCTCCTTTTGGCTATTCCGCGGAAGATGTAATCGATGGTTGGAGCAGCGGAGTTGGGTATGATTATTTCTATGATTACTCAAAAAGTGACCCTGAAAAGATAAAGTATAACGACAGTAGATATGCATGGAAAAACATAGAAAAATGGTGGAGCGAAGCTCACATAAATCCTGATGGCAGCAAAACGAAATGGCAACCAAAGATGAAAAAAATATGGTTTACCGAGTATGGATTTCCCAGCATGAACGGCTGCACTAATGAGCCAAATGTGTTTGTTGATAAAGATAGCATAGAGAGCAAATATCCGCGATATTCAAACGGAGAGGTAAGCTTTCTTGCGCAGAAAACGGCAATCGAAGGAACGCTGAGAAAGTGGCAAAATTCAGAAATGGTAGAGAAAATGTTTCTCTGGGCATGGGATGCAAGACCGTTTCCTTATTTTCCCAATTTGTGTGATATGTGGGCTGACTGCCATAATTGGCAAACAGGGCATTGGATTGAGGGAAAAATTTCACGGCTTAATGTTTCTGATGTTTTATCTGATCTATTGCAAAAGGCGGGTTTAAAAAGCGATCAGTTTGACACAAGCGACGTTAAAGGATTGTTGTCTGGGTATGTAATAAACGATCAACAGTCGATACGTTCAATTATTAAAATGCTACAGAGCTGCTATTTTTTTGATGTTGTTGAGCGGGATTCTAAGCTAGAATTTGCTCAAAAGGGTAGGGGAGTTACAGCTGAAATACCATTTGGTGAAATTGTTTTTAATCACAGCTCAAAGCCAATACAACTTGTGAGTGCCAGTCAGCTAGATTTGAACAATAAGGTCAACGTCGTTTATTTTAACCGCAATTTTGGTTATCCAATTGACGTGAAATATGCTGAACTGCCAAAGCAGGGCAATGCTGCAACGGTTGAAATACCGCTAATCATGGAGGAAGGGGAGGCGCAAAATATAGCTGAAGTTTTACTTTATTCTTCGTGGCAAGAGAGAAATATATACAATTTT
This portion of the Wolbachia endosymbiont of Ctenocephalides felis wCfeF genome encodes:
- a CDS encoding DNA primase — protein: MDYIDIIKSRLLLSDIVGKKVRLTKSGDNFVGLCPFHNEKTPSFFVSNTRGSYHCFGCSAHGDVFEFISQTEGLSFKEALERLASVAGVELPKNLNITKESDKLFSTLNLAANWFVQKKQGVMAYLRQRKISPEIIDKFKIGYAPSSGLKEYLNSSGIKDEILIDVGLINKNSRDYFYDRLIFPIHNITGKVIGFGGRALSSEQQPKYLNSPESQLFKKRENLYGLNLALSEIRKKQHIFVVEGYMDVIALHQAGISNTVAPLGTAISAEQIKNLWRFAKEISICMDGDSAGRRAATRVAEFALPILEPGYTLKFVTLPSDKDPYDMCNELEYKKEDVLSALDRSTELHSEYLWHHIVNSSLQSYENLAPEKYSILEHKFMEYVNAIGNSSIRRYYRDYFYNKASELRRSFKKQIFNSKIRAIKGEYLRSKSPELIEAEQNQAIILRIVIEFPEILHQPIFFEQFSHFEFTNAKMKKLQQHIIDVANNGRELNREALLQEFGQSNGAETVRFIFEKTSVLNSQLNERKSAEIVWNNVVLRKELNVLQEEKIKARLGGNFDLEERLIEQIRQIEDSIQEMQMEFIQK